The Terriglobales bacterium genome includes a window with the following:
- a CDS encoding DUF2460 domain-containing protein codes for MSNSFFPQVPGLAWDVKKKPFFNNIIQTPANLRNEVRVAVTTQPQYQFECNFEFLRQDGSRGLSELSTIESFFLARGGNFDSFLIDLYNFTGDGNDHQVTNAPAMVNGDGTTKIFQLGRTYGSFRESVDAVDSGTFQLYVGGVLQSSGYTLQNNTGYVTFTSAPSNGAVITWSGFYYYRVRFLENSYEFNLMQNKLWELQTLTFLQITT; via the coding sequence ATGAGCAATTCATTCTTCCCACAGGTGCCCGGTCTGGCATGGGACGTTAAGAAGAAACCATTCTTCAACAACATCATCCAGACTCCGGCCAATCTCCGGAATGAAGTCCGTGTCGCTGTCACAACGCAGCCACAATACCAGTTCGAATGCAATTTCGAGTTTCTTCGCCAAGACGGATCACGCGGTCTGTCTGAGCTATCGACCATCGAAAGCTTCTTCCTCGCACGTGGCGGCAACTTCGATTCGTTCCTGATCGACCTCTACAACTTCACCGGGGACGGAAACGACCATCAGGTGACGAATGCCCCTGCCATGGTGAACGGTGACGGCACCACGAAGATATTCCAGCTTGGCCGTACGTATGGCAGCTTCCGCGAGTCGGTCGATGCCGTGGACTCCGGAACCTTCCAGTTGTACGTCGGGGGAGTATTACAAAGCAGTGGCTACACCCTACAAAACAACACAGGGTACGTGACCTTCACTTCAGCGCCGTCGAACGGCGCGGTGATCACGTGGAGCGGCTTTTATTACTACCGCGTCCGTTTCTTGGAGAACAGCTACGAATTCAATTTGATGCAGAACAAGCTTTGGGAACTTCAGACCCTCACCTTCCTGCAAATCACGACGTAA
- a CDS encoding DUF2163 domain-containing protein: MKTASSTLIANLANNAEFYRADLWTIVLLNGYGTLQYTSWPNQITTTDARTFLPGPPNFVRNRLTSEIGVKVTTLNLELHASDTNTMPDGTPLIRFIAGGGFTGATLTLETAIMLNPGDTSAGTVVEFVGEVGGADSIGRSSAKFTVNALTNRLNQQVPRNVIQPSCPFTLFDSACTLNQASFAVNCTVLSGSTANQINASHGKAASYFALGKIQFTSGLMNGHWFSIRDNTTSALSPVKNMGFTPTAGDTFTAYPGCDKLQTTCNTKFSNLVHFGGFPFVPEPEAGI; this comes from the coding sequence ATGAAGACCGCTTCAAGCACGTTAATCGCTAATTTGGCCAACAACGCTGAGTTTTACAGAGCCGATCTGTGGACGATTGTCCTTCTGAACGGCTACGGAACGCTCCAGTACACGTCTTGGCCGAATCAGATAACGACGACCGACGCACGTACTTTCCTTCCCGGCCCTCCGAACTTCGTCCGTAACAGACTGACCTCCGAGATCGGGGTGAAGGTCACAACACTAAATCTTGAACTGCATGCCTCCGACACGAACACCATGCCGGACGGTACGCCCCTTATTAGGTTCATCGCTGGCGGTGGATTCACAGGAGCAACGTTGACGCTGGAGACAGCGATCATGCTCAACCCCGGCGATACGTCCGCAGGCACGGTGGTGGAGTTTGTTGGTGAGGTTGGTGGAGCAGACTCAATCGGTCGATCCTCAGCCAAGTTCACGGTCAACGCGCTGACGAACAGACTGAATCAGCAAGTGCCTCGCAACGTAATCCAGCCGTCTTGTCCTTTTACCTTGTTCGACTCAGCCTGCACGCTCAACCAAGCGTCGTTCGCAGTCAACTGCACGGTACTGTCGGGCTCTACGGCGAACCAGATCAATGCCAGCCATGGTAAGGCAGCCAGTTACTTCGCCCTCGGGAAAATACAGTTCACGTCCGGCCTCATGAACGGACACTGGTTCTCGATCCGCGACAACACCACATCGGCATTGAGCCCCGTAAAGAACATGGGCTTCACTCCTACGGCGGGTGACACGTTCACCGCATATCCCGGATGCGACAAGCTGCAAACCACTTGCAATACCAAGTTCAGCAACCTCGTTCATTTCGGTGGTTTCCCGTTCGTTCCGGAGCCAGAGGCAGGAATTTAA
- a CDS encoding phage tail protein, with protein sequence MGLSRGKGGKSTPLAQQQTILSAIRVQTANFGSAETLVYGQQRVSGKLLDYTDFLPIPHTSTTRTGGKGGGGGQTTTTTTYTYQAACVIGICAGPITALKNVWDTKGKLALVSGSSTYTIPVGGGSYTPTIPSSGQYHVDEGAGYYSPYSFSANDYGSDGSRLYSGTQTVPLRYVASAPAAGQYSASGGTYTFAAADAGKQVVLNYVYSVPDSSGDASAPATKLSLSLFTGDLGQAPWGYMSSKHPDRALGYSGMAYVASSAFDLGSSASLPNYSYEVAGLLQFGAGIVDANPADVVNDIITNPYHGTTFPSANLGSLTQYSNYCVANGLFLSPVIDSQTTAGDIINQITSLTNTAVVWSEGKLKFIPYGDTTAVGNGATFTPNTTPVYDLTDSDFICNTGEEPITISIVPPEEQYNVCKLEILDRSNSYNPLPIEDKDDAAIQVNGLRTQSVITAHEICDSGVGKKVAMAINRRTCYITRQLQFKLGLKYILLEPMDLVTVTDSRLGLNQYPVRILSIEEDEDGLLQITAEEFPWGTATATEYPAQSPSSYSPNTGVDPGSINTPIIFEATDRLSEYRGNEIIIAASGSNANWGGCNVWVSPDGTTYKQIEGGTISSPARMGVLTAPLASGSDPDTTHTLSVDLTQSRGTLSSGTVDDCDNFRTLCWVDGELISYQTATLTSAYHYNLGTKLHRGVYGSTIGSHASGAQFVFLDGAVLSYNYDPTWAGKTIYLKFTSFNSFGGGEQSLGSVTPYTFTIPGVYKGAVNSGTGVVVPTSVDFSQGYVNQTLDYIADGTTRKLGNGYVVKSRTSNFSTVAWDVNLVNTGTSTVTGTLPAAGTNDNNIIIFKKVSADSNTLIINPIGGDTIEGTSNLVLNYKNSCVTLISDGTSNWDIL encoded by the coding sequence ATGGGACTCAGTAGAGGAAAAGGCGGCAAGAGTACACCACTGGCACAGCAGCAGACGATCCTGTCTGCGATCCGCGTGCAGACTGCGAACTTCGGTTCGGCAGAAACGCTGGTCTATGGTCAGCAGCGTGTCTCCGGCAAGCTGCTTGATTACACGGACTTCCTTCCCATTCCTCATACTTCTACCACTCGCACAGGAGGCAAGGGGGGCGGTGGTGGACAGACCACGACCACAACGACCTACACTTATCAAGCTGCATGCGTAATCGGTATCTGCGCAGGCCCGATCACCGCACTTAAAAATGTGTGGGACACCAAGGGCAAGCTGGCGTTGGTTTCTGGAAGCTCCACCTATACGATTCCGGTCGGCGGTGGGAGCTACACCCCGACAATCCCGAGCAGCGGTCAGTACCACGTGGATGAAGGCGCTGGATATTACTCGCCTTATAGCTTTTCAGCCAACGATTACGGCTCTGACGGATCAAGGCTTTACTCCGGCACACAGACGGTTCCCTTGCGGTATGTGGCTTCCGCTCCTGCGGCAGGTCAATACAGCGCGAGTGGGGGAACATATACCTTTGCTGCTGCCGACGCTGGCAAGCAAGTCGTTCTCAATTATGTGTATAGCGTCCCGGATTCTTCCGGCGATGCCTCTGCACCAGCAACCAAACTGAGCTTATCTCTGTTCACGGGCGACCTCGGCCAAGCGCCTTGGGGCTACATGTCCTCGAAGCATCCTGACCGCGCCCTCGGTTACTCGGGCATGGCTTATGTGGCCTCGTCCGCATTCGACCTTGGTAGCTCAGCATCACTGCCCAACTACAGCTATGAAGTCGCCGGACTGTTGCAGTTCGGGGCAGGCATCGTTGACGCCAATCCAGCGGATGTGGTCAACGACATCATCACGAATCCATACCACGGAACCACATTCCCGTCCGCTAACTTGGGCAGCCTCACGCAATACAGCAACTACTGCGTAGCGAATGGGCTGTTCCTGTCTCCCGTGATCGATTCTCAGACCACAGCCGGAGACATCATCAACCAGATCACCAGCCTGACCAACACCGCAGTCGTGTGGAGTGAAGGCAAGCTGAAGTTCATTCCTTACGGGGACACCACGGCTGTCGGTAACGGTGCGACGTTTACCCCGAACACCACTCCCGTGTATGACCTGACAGATTCGGATTTCATCTGCAATACGGGTGAGGAACCGATCACGATCAGCATCGTCCCTCCGGAAGAACAGTACAACGTCTGCAAACTGGAAATCCTCGACCGTTCGAATTCTTACAACCCGTTGCCCATCGAAGATAAAGACGACGCTGCCATTCAGGTAAACGGACTTCGCACTCAAAGCGTAATCACGGCGCATGAGATTTGTGACTCGGGCGTTGGCAAGAAGGTGGCAATGGCGATCAATCGTCGCACTTGCTACATCACTCGCCAGTTGCAGTTCAAGCTCGGTCTCAAGTACATCCTTTTAGAGCCCATGGATTTGGTCACGGTTACCGATTCCAGACTCGGGCTTAATCAGTATCCCGTTCGCATCCTCTCCATCGAAGAGGATGAAGACGGCTTGCTCCAGATCACGGCTGAAGAGTTTCCATGGGGAACGGCGACCGCGACCGAATATCCAGCACAGAGCCCGTCGTCTTACTCCCCGAACACGGGAGTCGATCCGGGAAGCATCAACACGCCGATCATCTTTGAAGCTACGGATCGCCTGTCTGAGTATCGCGGAAACGAGATCATCATCGCCGCATCCGGCTCCAACGCCAATTGGGGTGGGTGCAATGTCTGGGTTTCTCCCGATGGCACGACGTACAAGCAGATCGAAGGGGGAACAATCTCCAGTCCGGCTCGTATGGGCGTTCTGACGGCCCCATTGGCATCGGGCTCCGATCCAGACACGACCCACACTTTGTCCGTCGATCTGACGCAGAGTCGTGGCACGTTGAGTTCCGGCACTGTAGATGACTGCGACAACTTCCGCACTCTCTGTTGGGTGGACGGCGAGTTGATCAGCTATCAGACGGCCACTCTAACTTCCGCTTACCACTACAACCTTGGAACCAAGCTGCATCGAGGAGTCTACGGAAGCACGATTGGTTCGCATGCAAGCGGAGCGCAGTTCGTCTTTTTGGATGGCGCTGTCCTGAGCTACAACTACGACCCCACGTGGGCTGGAAAGACAATTTATCTGAAGTTTACGTCTTTCAATTCCTTTGGTGGGGGTGAGCAGTCGCTCGGCAGCGTGACGCCATACACGTTCACAATCCCCGGCGTTTACAAAGGAGCCGTTAATTCAGGTACGGGTGTCGTTGTGCCGACCTCGGTGGATTTCAGTCAGGGTTACGTAAACCAGACGCTTGACTACATTGCCGATGGCACAACCAGAAAACTTGGCAACGGCTACGTCGTAAAGAGCCGCACATCGAACTTTTCGACTGTGGCTTGGGACGTGAACCTAGTGAACACGGGCACGAGCACCGTCACGGGAACGCTCCCTGCGGCAGGAACGAACGATAACAACATCATCATCTTTAAGAAGGTTTCGGCGGACTCGAACACCCTAATCATTAACCCGATAGGTGGAGACACGATTGAAGGGACGAGCAACTTGGTACTGAACTACAAGAACAGTTGCGTGACCCTGATCAGCGACGGAACCAGCAATTGGGACATTTTGTAA
- a CDS encoding NUMOD3 domain-containing DNA-binding protein: MYPVYLITCFHPEYVQHLKPYVGCIVTAGKTVEDRFAEHLKGRRSGAAYLQRAIKKYGKEWFRVEQVDAGNTPEQALELEAWWVKRLGTLAPEGGYNLTAGGRGSRGRKASDETRQKMSDSLKGLTPWNKGKTGIYSAETRQKMSKSRIGKSSWNMGKAWNEEMKAKLSEAHKGYCPPPERVERMRIALTGRPKPDSWREKNKLRQRDEEGRYL; encoded by the coding sequence ATGTATCCGGTTTACCTCATCACGTGTTTTCACCCTGAGTATGTCCAACACCTGAAGCCATATGTCGGCTGCATCGTGACTGCCGGAAAGACGGTTGAGGACAGATTCGCTGAACATCTGAAGGGTCGCAGGAGCGGAGCCGCTTATCTCCAACGAGCGATTAAGAAGTATGGCAAAGAGTGGTTCCGCGTCGAGCAGGTCGATGCCGGGAATACACCGGAGCAGGCTCTTGAGCTTGAGGCATGGTGGGTAAAACGCCTTGGCACGCTTGCACCAGAAGGTGGTTACAACCTGACAGCGGGTGGTCGTGGTTCTCGTGGACGTAAAGCAAGCGACGAAACCAGACAGAAGATGTCTGACTCGCTCAAGGGATTGACGCCTTGGAACAAGGGAAAGACGGGTATTTACTCCGCAGAGACTCGCCAAAAGATGTCCAAAAGCCGGATCGGAAAATCTTCGTGGAACATGGGCAAAGCATGGAATGAAGAGATGAAAGCCAAGCTCAGCGAGGCTCACAAGGGATATTGCCCCCCACCTGAACGAGTGGAGAGGATGCGAATTGCTCTGACAGGAAGGCCGAAACCCGACAGTTGGAGAGAAAAGAACAAGCTTCGCCAGAGGGATGAAGAAGGTAGGTACTTATAA
- a CDS encoding glucosaminidase domain-containing protein — protein MPTFEAQLQTARMFAEMARAANHPFPEMAAAEACLESCFGKSHLAVDGHNLFGVKQHAHPIYDTIVIPTREFIDGQWVIDGNTAWVKYPSFKESFEDRVATLKRLAPKYPHYKAALEAKNPIAFITEVSKTWSTDPQRGDKCIHFFKSYFPALYAEATAQPEVTEETPAA, from the coding sequence ATGCCAACATTTGAAGCACAACTACAGACGGCAAGAATGTTTGCGGAGATGGCACGCGCTGCCAATCATCCGTTTCCAGAAATGGCAGCGGCGGAAGCTTGTTTGGAGTCTTGCTTCGGCAAGAGCCATTTGGCTGTGGATGGACACAACCTGTTCGGGGTCAAGCAGCATGCGCATCCCATCTACGACACCATCGTTATCCCTACCCGCGAGTTCATTGACGGTCAGTGGGTGATCGACGGCAACACAGCATGGGTCAAATATCCCAGTTTCAAAGAGAGTTTTGAGGATCGGGTAGCCACTCTTAAGCGGCTGGCCCCGAAATACCCGCACTACAAAGCGGCACTCGAAGCCAAAAACCCAATCGCGTTCATCACTGAAGTATCGAAGACGTGGAGCACCGATCCGCAACGCGGTGACAAGTGCATTCACTTCTTCAAGTCGTACTTCCCGGCGCTCTACGCCGAGGCGACCGCGCAGCCGGAAGTAACGGAAGAGACGCCAGCAGCATAA